TGACCGGCAGCGCCGTGGTATACGAGGTCTCCCAGTATCTCGCGCTGTACGACGGAGCCAAGGCCTATTTTCTGGGGAACCCGCCGGGAATCCTCGGAGCCACGGATGCGTCCCCGGAAGTCTCTTCGGAAGTCTCTTCGGACCATACTTCCGCCATCTTTCCGGGTGTCTTCCCAAGTGTCTTCCCAGACGCGCTTTGGGCCACCGCGTTGGTGGGCCTGGGTGGACTGGTGGTCTTTTTCAACGCCTGCGCCATGCTGTCCTGCCTGCTCATCCCAGGTCTCGAATTCAGACGCGTCTTCGGCCCGCTCACATCGGCCCAGGTTCCCCCGCCCGTGCCTCCCCGTCGCACCGCCGCCATCGTGGCCGTGCTCACCTTCGTCGCCCTGTTCATCTATCTCCCGGCCGTCACCTCCCTGGAAAGCCTGCTTCGGAGCAATCCGGAACTGACCCGGGAACTGGCCCAAGCCAGAGAAAGCGCCGAAGCCTGGGTCGTGCCCAGGCTGGAGCAGATCGACGAACAGTACTTCCGTCCCGGAACCTTCGACAAGCTCCGCGAGGCCCGGCTCCAGGCCCTGCGCACGGTGGAAGCCTCCATGGACCGCCTGGAACAACAGGTCGATCCGGCCTTCGACACCCTGGAGGCCAACGTGGACGGGTACCTGGACTGGTACTACAGCCTGCCCGGAGAATACGCCCGGATCATGAACCTGCTGATCGGCCAGATCGAGGACTACATGCTCCGCAAACTCAAAGAAAGCCTGCTGGCCGGAGAACCGTTCAAGGACCTGGAAACGGCCCTGAGCCAAGCCATGGCGGAACACGACCGAGCCATGCGGGAATACCAGGAAGCAGCCCAGCGGATCATGGACGAAAACCGGGTCACTTCCCCGGAGGATGCCCACAAGGTCAACGTGGAGCGCCGTATCTCCCTGGACGAGGTCTTGAACCCGTCCATGCATACCGATGTGATCGGCTTCCACACCCGGATCGGCGGCAGTGCCGCCGCTGGAGTCGTGTCCGCGGCGGTGGCCAAGAAGATCGCCGGCAAGGTGGCCGGAAAGAACGTCTTCAAGCTGGCCGCCAAATCCCTGGCCAAGGTCGTGGCCGGGAAAACGGCCGGAACAGCGGGCGGGGCTTCCGCGGGGGCAGCCGTTGGATTAGCGTTCGGCGGCCCAGTCGGTGCAATTGCTGGCGGGGTTCTCGGTGCCGTTGCCGTCGGGGTCAGTGTGGACAAAATGCTGCTCATGCTTGAATCAGCCGTCAGCCGAGAAGACTTCAAACAGGAGATCCTCGCGGCTGTTCAGGAGGCGAGGGAGGAGTTCAAGGCAGGGTTGCGAGGATGATAATGGGACGATTGTGTCAGAAAGCGTTTCCCGACATTGATTTCCCACCTCTTGCCGCCAGTTGTTCTGAGCGAACGATCCGTCCTGACTCCAAAGCTGAGAAGGACCTGAGTTTACCAAGTCAAAAAAGGTTGATCCGATACGGTTGCGAGGTTATGCAATGTGCCAAGAAGCGTTCAGGTTTTGCACTTGGGTCACACCACTAACGGAAATTTGAGTGCGCTAAGCCCTGCTCTGTGGTGCATAATCCGTTACACCGTGCTTGATCTGGTCTTTTTGGGTCGAGCAGTATCGGCAGATTGCAGGACACGTTTGATTCCTGACCTGGCCGTCGAATTCAAGAAGAAGCTGGTTCAGGTGGGGTGGGGATGCGTTCCGTGCAGCGACTTGGTCAAAAGTTACTTGATACACTTGATACCTGGTGACACGCATGCTGGGTTAATTTAGACCTACATTTTCGACCAATTCAGTTAATTTTCTTAAACGGCACGATTGTTGGTAGTTGTACCCCATGCCTGTTGAGGTGAGCATTATGTCGGGCCTTTATCGTGGTTCTTCAGGTAGCTGCATAATGCTGACTTCGGAAAAAGCAAAAAGCTGACCTCGGAGCCAAGGGGATTTGACGGATATTTTTCAAAACACTGAAATAACCTGGAAAGTGTGGACTCTGTTTTCAAATAGTGCTTGCAAAATTTGCAGGTGTTAAGGACTGGAATTTGGAGGATGGATTTTTCTGAGTTCCGCATAATAACACTGTTGGGCATAGAGGACACGCGAGAACAAAATCGAGCAATGCGTATTTATCTTGACAACTGCTGCCTGCAACGCCCGCTGGACAACCAGTCTCATCCTCGCATCAGAGTCGAAACTGAAGCGATATATGCTTTATTGGCAGTAGTGCAGGCCAAGGAACTCGTCCTGCTTGATTCGGAGGCGCTGCGCTATGAGATATCGCGAATCCCTGATGAAACAAGACAAATTGAAACCCTTGCGCTCCTGTCGCTTGCCTCTGAGTATCTACAAGTCACTGACGAAATAGAAGCATTGGCTCTCACCTTTGAGCAGAGAGGGCTCGGCGCGCTTGATGCCATCCATCTAGCCCTCGCATCGACGGCGAAGGCCGATTATTTCTGTACCTGTGATGACAAGCTATACCGTAAAGCGACTGCTATCCCGGGTATTACCTGCAAAGTTATTACCCTATTGAGCCTTATACCGGAGGTTACAAAATGAGCGTTCAAATCCAGCCACTCAAAGAAATCACCAGTCGAGCCCAAAACGCCTTAATTCGAGAGTTAGGGGTTGTTGATACCATCCGCTTTCTTAACCAGTTTCGTGCAGGCTGTGGCGACTACACAACGGAGAGAGAAGAGTTATTTAAGACAGAATCCGTCAAAAGTATCGTGGCGGAGATTAAAGCGCAGAGAAATATCAACGCCCAACAAAACGCTCCAGCGGACCGCTCCTGACGTCGCGGCCGCTGAGCTTTACGTTCAGCGAATGAAGACAATGAAGATATGGCCAGGTCTTACCTTCGTGATTTCCTGAAGGCTTTGCCCCGAATTGGGGAACACGGTGGAAAGCCCTTTCGGAATATCCGGGAGGGCTTTTGTTTTTCTGGCAGTCCAACGGGTTGTGCGGTAGGCTTGAGGTTGTGGAGCATCCCGTCAATGGTTGCTGAGGATTCCGTTTCAGCCTGGACGGACTGTGGGCACGGACCATCTTCCGACTGGACATCCTCGAAGCTTGTGGTGGATTCTGACGCTTTTGTTATTGTGCATTATAGGGCAGGATTGCATTGCGAATGCAAATACTGTTGTGCTTGGAATCCGATCGTTCCCACGCTCCAGCGTGAGAATACAGGTGCCGACGCTCCAGCGTCGCGAATTGAACTCCGGTGGGGTGAATCGCTGCTCTTTGGATATTCCCGAGTATTTGGCGTATTTTCATGACCCGACAATGCCCCCGAAAAGTCTTGGCTGATGGGAATTGACCGCACACTCCGGGCGATAACGGGGCGCTGGAGCGTGGGAACGATCGGAATATGCCTAAGGAATGCAACTGGCGATCAGGATACATCAGGTTTTTGCATGAGATGGCCAACACCAGACTTTGCTTCCGCTGAGGAGAAAGCATGGATAGCTTCAAACAAATCCGCTGGGAGCAGCGATTCACGAATTATCAGCATGCATTGCGTCTGTTGACCGAGGCCGTGGAGCGCATCGACGATCTGGACGACCTGGGCAAGGAAGGACTGGTGCAGCGGTTCGAGTACACCTTTGAGCTGGCCTGGAAAACCATCAAGGATTTTCTCAACGCCAAGGGCGTGGACGTGCGGTTTCCCCGGGATGTCATCAAGCGGGCGTTCAGCGACGGCATCATCGACGACGGCGAGGCGTGGCTGGACATGCTGGACCAGAGGAACCGTCTGGCGCACACTTACAACGAGGCCGACTTCCGGCACTCGGTGGAAGCCATCGTGACCGTGTACTTTGATCAACTTGTCCAGCTCCAGAGGTATTTCGAGCGTGAACACCTTCGGAGTGTCTGAGCGTTCCTGGCGGCTCCTTCTGGAGTCCCTTGACGGGTGTCCGGAAGTGGAACGGGCCATCTTGTTCGGCTCCCGGGCAATGGGGAATTACCGAAAAGGGTCGGATATTGATATCGCCCTGGTGGGAGATTGCGTGTCCCCGCGAACCGTCGCCCATTTGTCCGCCCTGCTCAATGAGCGCCTGCCTCTGCCTTATCAGATTGATCTTGTTGACTACTCTCATATTGCATCCCCTGCTCTGAAACAGCATATCGACGAACATGGGGTGGAAATATGGAGGGACGATACCTCTGCTCCAACGCTAAGTGAACAAGAAGTTCACGGACGCCCCTGACGCTGTGATGTCATAATGGTGCGGATGGGACCGTCTTCAGTCTAAACTCCCTCGTGACGTGTGCTGGATTCTGACGCTTTTGTCATTGTGCATTATGGGGCACGGTTGCATTGCGAATGCAAATACGGTTGTGCCTGGAATTGACATTTGGCCTTTTTTGGTGGTCCTTGCGGGCAAAGGTTGGTGGTCATGAGTGCATTGCAAGAAAAAACCAAAGCTGATCATGTCATCCGTCGGATGCTGCAGGCTGCCGGGTGCGGCACCCAGAAGGAACTGGCAGAGTCCCTGCGGACCATTCCATCGACCATCAGTGCCTGGAAGGTGCGCGGGTCCGTGCCCATGGAATGGGTCTACCGGGCCGCGCATTTGTTCCATGTTGCCCCGCACTGGCTGATGACCGGGGAGCAGGAGGGAGGGCAGGGCGATAAATCTTTGGAGCCGGGAATCACGGTACTGGACATCTCCGGGGCCGCGGTTTCCCTGCGGGTGACCCTGCCCGCGGATCAGCAGCTGATCGGTATAGTCTATTCCGAAAGCGGGATTACCAAGCTGCGGGAATATGTCTGTCGACCGGTGATTCAGCCTTGGCTGAATGATCATGGGGAAGTGGTGCCGGATCTGGGGGCGGTGCCCTATGTGATGCGCCGGTCCGCGGCGGACAGTCTTGGCGACTGGCTGGCCATGGTCTGTTTCCGGGCCACGGAACCCCTGGGACCGATCCTGGCAGGGGACTGGTTGTTGGTGGATACCAGCCAGGTTCGGCCCATATCGCCGCACATTTATCTGGTTGGCGTGGCCGGCCGATTGCTGGTGCGGCGATTTGTCGTGGCCGCCCAGGGCGGGCAGTGGGTCGGAGAGGATCGGTCCCTGCCGCTTATCCCGGAAGAGGAAGCTTCGGTTTTTGGCAGAGTTCTGGAGCGGGCCGGGCCGCTGTAAAATTCACTTGTGTGGATTTTTTGTTGTCTCGTGCGCGTCTCTTTCATGGGCCTGTGACGTTTTTTGTAAATCATTTGCTTCTGCCGACTATTTCTTTTCTCCCCTGCCTGACTTACGCTCATTTCCTGCCGAATTATCTTCACCCGAAGGGCTTCTGATTTGGTTTTCCGGGTGTCCATGCTTCCGCCGTGCCCATGCGGCATGTTCAGACTCATTGTGCTTTTTCGCGGATTTTCTCTCTCTGGCACCTCTCTTGGGGGGAGGAGATAATTCCCCAGTTGTTTATCTCAACGTGCTGGCAGCAACATTGCACAATTTTGTTGATGTGTCGGTGGAAAATTTCAACCTGATATGATTAACCTAGCCAAAGTCCTCTCTTTTTTTACTGGCATGAAATCTGCCTTGGAACCAGCAGATTGTGCATTTCAGCTCTGTGAGAGCCGTTGCGAGTGCATTTGGCAAGAGAATGGGTGCAACCGGCACAACCATGCTATTCAGGCAATGCGCTCAGACAGTGAGCACGGGAGACACCTTCCAGGAGGGGACGCATGCAGGCCAGTGAGATCAGACAGTTCATCAAGGACAACGACATTGATTCCATCCGGGTTGATTTTTCGGATCTGCATGGCATCAATCGCGGCAAGATTGTACCGGCGCAACGATTCGAAGAGATCGTAGAGGAGGGCATCACCTGTGCTCAGGCGGTTTCATCGGTCCTCTTGAACAGCGACATTGCCATGGGCTCCGGCGTGGCTGACGAGGTCGGCTATGGGGACATGAAGGTCGTCCCGGATTTGTCCACTTTTGCTCCAGTGCCCTATCTGGACAAAACGATCCGTCTGATCGGCGACCCCTACGTGAACCACGAACCCTGGCCCTTTTCCCCTCGCAACCTGCTTAAGCGGGTGCTGGGAGAATACGCTGAAATGGGTTTACAGCCCATTGTGGCCAGCGAGCTGGAATTCTACATCTTCAAGATGGCCGAGGATGGCACCTGCGGATTTTATAGCGACAAGCCGTGCAACGTGTACACCATGAGCCCCCGAGTCGACCCGCAGAACATCATGCGTAAGCTACAAGTGGTCCTTACGGGGATGGGCTACGATATCCTCTATTACAACCACGAATTTTTCCAGGGTCAATACGAATTCAACTGGAAGCACACGGATGCCCTGCTCATGGCTGACCAGACATTTACATTCAAGAATGTCTGCAAGGAAATCGGGCATATGGAAAATTTGCTGATTACCTTTATGGGGCGACCGCGCAACGACGCTGGAGGCAGCGGTTTCCACATGCACTTTTCCATGAATGACGCCCAGGGAACAAATACTTTTGATGATCCAGGCGGCGAACTGGGGATGTCCGATACCATGCGCCACTTCATCGGCGGAGTGATGCAGCACGCCAAGGCCAGCACGGCGCTGTTGGCGCCGACGGTCAATTCCTACAAACGTTTCCAGTTGGATAGTTTTGCTCCGTATTTTATCGGCTGGGGACTGGACAACCGCACTGTGTATCTCCGGGTGCCCTCGGAACGGGGAGCGGCCACCCGCATCGAGGTCCGGGCCGGCTGTGCCTCGGCCAATCCGTACCTGGCCATCGCGGCCATGCTGATCACCGGCCTGGAGGGCATTCGGAACAAGATTGATCCGGGCAAACCCTTTGAAGGGGACCTGTATCGGGAAAGCGAAGAAACTTTTCCCATCGTGCCGTTGTCCCTATTCCGCGCCCTGCACGAGCTGCAGGCCGACGAACGACTTTGTTCAGCCGTAGGCCCCAAGATCATTCAGAATTTTCTGGCGATTAAAAATGCGGAGATCGAGCTTTATCGGAACTGGGTTTCGGACTGGGAGTTCACCCATTACTCCTACCATCTTTAACAGTCCCTTGAAAAACTCCCAATTACCGTGTCGCTGCTCCGGCACTTTCTTTTGTCAAAGCCGTTTTCTCGTATTTCGGGGCGAGACTTTCCGGTAAGTGCCGGATTGCTCCTTGCACTTGGGATTTTTGAACGGACTGTGGATCAGGACTTTTTCAACACGTAGTTAGACTGCCGAGGAGTGCATTATGTGTGGGGTTGCCGGTGTTGTGTCCAGAGGCTCCATGTCCCTGGGCAACGACCTCCTGGACATGCTTTGGTGTGTCCGCCACCGTGGGCTGGATGCCACGGGTATTGCCCTTTATGAACAGCGGGATCTGGTCCGAATTCGGGTGACTCTGCCGGACCCGGAATTGGCCGGTGAGCTGCTCGAAACCGTTGGGCGGTTCGCTCAGGCCACGGAGCACCGGCTCTATCAGGGCGAGGGCATCTTCACCTTTTATGATGCCTTGCTGGATATGGATCCGGATCAAATCGGGGAACTGCACCGGGCTATTGATGCCCATCCCAGGCTCTGCGTCCACTCCATCGGCAGGACGCTCACGGTCTACAAGGACCAGGGCGATGCCGCCGGGATTCGGTCCCGTCATGAGATCCGGGCTGCCTCCGGGACACACGGCATCGGCCACGTTCGCCTAGCCACGGAAAGCGCCGAGGACATCAATGCGGCCCATCCCTTCACCACGCCGCTCTTTC
This Desulfonatronum thioautotrophicum DNA region includes the following protein-coding sequences:
- a CDS encoding nucleotidyltransferase domain-containing protein; this translates as MNTFGVSERSWRLLLESLDGCPEVERAILFGSRAMGNYRKGSDIDIALVGDCVSPRTVAHLSALLNERLPLPYQIDLVDYSHIASPALKQHIDEHGVEIWRDDTSAPTLSEQEVHGRP
- a CDS encoding PIN domain-containing protein gives rise to the protein MDFSEFRIITLLGIEDTREQNRAMRIYLDNCCLQRPLDNQSHPRIRVETEAIYALLAVVQAKELVLLDSEALRYEISRIPDETRQIETLALLSLASEYLQVTDEIEALALTFEQRGLGALDAIHLALASTAKADYFCTCDDKLYRKATAIPGITCKVITLLSLIPEVTK
- a CDS encoding nucleotidyltransferase substrate binding protein encodes the protein MDSFKQIRWEQRFTNYQHALRLLTEAVERIDDLDDLGKEGLVQRFEYTFELAWKTIKDFLNAKGVDVRFPRDVIKRAFSDGIIDDGEAWLDMLDQRNRLAHTYNEADFRHSVEAIVTVYFDQLVQLQRYFEREHLRSV
- a CDS encoding helix-turn-helix domain-containing protein — its product is MSALQEKTKADHVIRRMLQAAGCGTQKELAESLRTIPSTISAWKVRGSVPMEWVYRAAHLFHVAPHWLMTGEQEGGQGDKSLEPGITVLDISGAAVSLRVTLPADQQLIGIVYSESGITKLREYVCRPVIQPWLNDHGEVVPDLGAVPYVMRRSAADSLGDWLAMVCFRATEPLGPILAGDWLLVDTSQVRPISPHIYLVGVAGRLLVRRFVVAAQGGQWVGEDRSLPLIPEEEASVFGRVLERAGPL
- a CDS encoding glutamine synthetase family protein, with amino-acid sequence MQASEIRQFIKDNDIDSIRVDFSDLHGINRGKIVPAQRFEEIVEEGITCAQAVSSVLLNSDIAMGSGVADEVGYGDMKVVPDLSTFAPVPYLDKTIRLIGDPYVNHEPWPFSPRNLLKRVLGEYAEMGLQPIVASELEFYIFKMAEDGTCGFYSDKPCNVYTMSPRVDPQNIMRKLQVVLTGMGYDILYYNHEFFQGQYEFNWKHTDALLMADQTFTFKNVCKEIGHMENLLITFMGRPRNDAGGSGFHMHFSMNDAQGTNTFDDPGGELGMSDTMRHFIGGVMQHAKASTALLAPTVNSYKRFQLDSFAPYFIGWGLDNRTVYLRVPSERGAATRIEVRAGCASANPYLAIAAMLITGLEGIRNKIDPGKPFEGDLYRESEETFPIVPLSLFRALHELQADERLCSAVGPKIIQNFLAIKNAEIELYRNWVSDWEFTHYSYHL
- a CDS encoding glutamine amidotransferase translates to MCGVAGVVSRGSMSLGNDLLDMLWCVRHRGLDATGIALYEQRDLVRIRVTLPDPELAGELLETVGRFAQATEHRLYQGEGIFTFYDALLDMDPDQIGELHRAIDAHPRLCVHSIGRTLTVYKDQGDAAGIRSRHEIRAASGTHGIGHVRLATESAEDINAAHPFTTPLFPELAIVHNGQFTNYFNLRRFLESKGARFKTRNDSEMAAHYLGWQMGSQGLDLEQAMAAALEDFDGIFTILAATPTQIGYVKDKLAIKPLLVFEQGGVTVFGSEQISLTPLFADVFADEMDPGTVRVWSL